One stretch of Caloenas nicobarica isolate bCalNic1 chromosome 2, bCalNic1.hap1, whole genome shotgun sequence DNA includes these proteins:
- the HNF4G gene encoding hepatocyte nuclear factor 4-gamma isoform X2, producing the protein MMRLSEPMLDMDMANYSEVLDPTYTALEFETMQILCNGNGDSGESVNMNAADNGVSGLCAICGDRATGKHYGASSCDGCKGFFRRSIRKNHVYTCRFNRQCVVDKDKRNQCRYCRLKKCFRAGMKKEAVQNERDRISTRRNTFDGSNIPSISTLSQAETLSRQISISSPGASTDINVKKIASISDVCESMKQQLLVLVEWAKYIPGFCELPLDDQVALLRAHAGEHLLLGAAKRSMAYKDILLLGNNYIIHRNSTEVEISRVANRILDELVRPFQEIQIDDNEYACLKAIVFFDPDAKGLSNPMKIKNMRFQVQISLEDYINDRQYDSRGRFGELLLLLPTLQSITWQMIEQIQLVKLFGIVKIDSLLQEMLLGGTSNDASHLHHPVHPHLAQDPLTGQTILISSMSAPVHTEQISTPETPLPSPPQGSGQEYKTLTNQASVIAQQSILKQKPL; encoded by the exons ATGATGAGGCTCTCAGAACCAATGCTAGACATGGACATGGCAAACTACAGTGAAGTTTTAGATCCAACATACACAGCACTGGAGTTTGAAACTATGCAGATTCTGTGTAATGGCAATGGtga TTCAGGAGAATCTGTCAACATGAATGCTGCTGACAACGGGGTCAGTGGTCTCTGTGCAATATGTGGAGACCGAGCGACTGGAAAACATTACGGTGCTTCCAGCTGTGATGGATGCAAGGGATTCTTTAGACGCAGTATACGGAAAAATCACGTCTATACATGCAG ATTCAACCGGCAATGTGTTGTTGACAAGGATAAAAGGAATCAATGCAGATATTGTCgtttaaaaaagtgttttcgAGCAGGAATGAAAAAAGAAG CTGTACAAAACGAACGGGACAGGATAAGTACAAGAAGAAACACTTTTGATGGCTCCAACATTCCCTCTATTAGCACATTGTCACAAGCTGAGACACTCTCCCGTCAG ATCTCAATCTCCAGTCCTGGTGCTAGCACTGACATAAATGTTAAGAAAATTGCTAGTATTAGTGATGTCTGTGAATCTATGAAGCAACAACTTTTGGTCCTGGTGGAATGGGCTAAATATATTCCAGGCTTCTGTGAATTACCACTGGATGACCAG GTTGCCCTCCTAAGAGCACATGCTGGGGAACACCTGTTGCTTGGAGCAGCAAAACGGTCCATGGCATATAAGGACATTTTACTTTTAG gcaacAATTACATAATCCATCGCAACAGTACTGAAGTAGAGATCAGCCGAGTGGCAAATCGGATTCTAGATGAACTAGTTCGACCCTTCCAGGAAATTCAAATAGATGACAATGAGTACGCTTGCTTGAAAGCAATTGTATTTTTTGATCCAG ATGCAAAGGGTCTGAGTAATCCAATGAAGATTAAGAACATGCGGTTCCAAGTCCAAATCAGTTTAGAGGATTATATTAATGACCGTCAGTATGACTCCCGAGGAAGATTTGGAGAACTTCTGCTTCTACTGCCTACACTCCAGAGCATCACTTGGCAAATGATTGAACAAATACAACTGGTTAAATTATTTGGAATTGTTAAAATTGACAGTTTGCTTCAGGAAATGTTACTGGGAG GTACTTCTAATGATGCCAGTCATCTGCATCATCCAGTACATCCTCACTTAGCCCAAGATCCATTAACTGGCCAAACTATCCTCATAAGTTCAATGTCTGCTCCTGTACATACAGAACAGATTT CAACTCCAGAAACCCCGTTACCTTCCCCTCCTCAAGGCTCTGGGCAAGAATACAAAACGCTTACAAATCAGGCTTCAGTCATTGCACAGCAAtctattttgaaacaaaaaccaTTGTGA
- the HNF4G gene encoding hepatocyte nuclear factor 4-gamma isoform X1, whose product MMRLSEPMLDMDMANYSEVLDPTYTALEFETMQILCNGNDSSGESVNMNAADNGVSGLCAICGDRATGKHYGASSCDGCKGFFRRSIRKNHVYTCRFNRQCVVDKDKRNQCRYCRLKKCFRAGMKKEAVQNERDRISTRRNTFDGSNIPSISTLSQAETLSRQISISSPGASTDINVKKIASISDVCESMKQQLLVLVEWAKYIPGFCELPLDDQVALLRAHAGEHLLLGAAKRSMAYKDILLLGNNYIIHRNSTEVEISRVANRILDELVRPFQEIQIDDNEYACLKAIVFFDPDAKGLSNPMKIKNMRFQVQISLEDYINDRQYDSRGRFGELLLLLPTLQSITWQMIEQIQLVKLFGIVKIDSLLQEMLLGGTSNDASHLHHPVHPHLAQDPLTGQTILISSMSAPVHTEQISTPETPLPSPPQGSGQEYKTLTNQASVIAQQSILKQKPL is encoded by the exons ATGATGAGGCTCTCAGAACCAATGCTAGACATGGACATGGCAAACTACAGTGAAGTTTTAGATCCAACATACACAGCACTGGAGTTTGAAACTATGCAGATTCTGTGTAATGGCAATG ACAGTTCAGGAGAATCTGTCAACATGAATGCTGCTGACAACGGGGTCAGTGGTCTCTGTGCAATATGTGGAGACCGAGCGACTGGAAAACATTACGGTGCTTCCAGCTGTGATGGATGCAAGGGATTCTTTAGACGCAGTATACGGAAAAATCACGTCTATACATGCAG ATTCAACCGGCAATGTGTTGTTGACAAGGATAAAAGGAATCAATGCAGATATTGTCgtttaaaaaagtgttttcgAGCAGGAATGAAAAAAGAAG CTGTACAAAACGAACGGGACAGGATAAGTACAAGAAGAAACACTTTTGATGGCTCCAACATTCCCTCTATTAGCACATTGTCACAAGCTGAGACACTCTCCCGTCAG ATCTCAATCTCCAGTCCTGGTGCTAGCACTGACATAAATGTTAAGAAAATTGCTAGTATTAGTGATGTCTGTGAATCTATGAAGCAACAACTTTTGGTCCTGGTGGAATGGGCTAAATATATTCCAGGCTTCTGTGAATTACCACTGGATGACCAG GTTGCCCTCCTAAGAGCACATGCTGGGGAACACCTGTTGCTTGGAGCAGCAAAACGGTCCATGGCATATAAGGACATTTTACTTTTAG gcaacAATTACATAATCCATCGCAACAGTACTGAAGTAGAGATCAGCCGAGTGGCAAATCGGATTCTAGATGAACTAGTTCGACCCTTCCAGGAAATTCAAATAGATGACAATGAGTACGCTTGCTTGAAAGCAATTGTATTTTTTGATCCAG ATGCAAAGGGTCTGAGTAATCCAATGAAGATTAAGAACATGCGGTTCCAAGTCCAAATCAGTTTAGAGGATTATATTAATGACCGTCAGTATGACTCCCGAGGAAGATTTGGAGAACTTCTGCTTCTACTGCCTACACTCCAGAGCATCACTTGGCAAATGATTGAACAAATACAACTGGTTAAATTATTTGGAATTGTTAAAATTGACAGTTTGCTTCAGGAAATGTTACTGGGAG GTACTTCTAATGATGCCAGTCATCTGCATCATCCAGTACATCCTCACTTAGCCCAAGATCCATTAACTGGCCAAACTATCCTCATAAGTTCAATGTCTGCTCCTGTACATACAGAACAGATTT CAACTCCAGAAACCCCGTTACCTTCCCCTCCTCAAGGCTCTGGGCAAGAATACAAAACGCTTACAAATCAGGCTTCAGTCATTGCACAGCAAtctattttgaaacaaaaaccaTTGTGA